A single window of Prochlorococcus marinus XMU1410 DNA harbors:
- a CDS encoding DNA-directed RNA polymerase subunit alpha, with amino-acid sequence MLQYQIDRIDHQIADDRSQTGTFLIGPLERGQATTLGNSLRRVLMGGLEGSAVTAVRIAGINHEYATIPGVREDVLDILLNCKQLSINSSNPELEIGRLVASGPMEVKANDIQFSSQVEIVDGEKPIATIQEGHNLELEIHVERGTGYRPVDRKSEETTAIDLLQIDAVFMPVKRVNFTIDETAVAEGGTGRERLKMEVVTDGSTSPDDAIAEAANQLIELFQPLATVTMVEEIPEEPEPSPEAQIPLEELNLSVRAYNCLKRAQVNSVSDLMGFSYEDLLEIKNFGSKSADEVIEALERIGISIPQSRTSV; translated from the coding sequence GTGTTGCAATACCAGATTGACAGAATCGACCATCAAATAGCAGATGATCGCTCCCAAACAGGAACTTTTTTAATTGGCCCTCTAGAAAGGGGACAAGCTACAACTTTGGGTAATTCTCTTAGAAGAGTCCTTATGGGAGGACTAGAAGGGAGTGCAGTGACTGCAGTAAGAATAGCAGGAATTAATCATGAATATGCCACTATACCTGGAGTAAGAGAAGACGTTTTAGATATTCTTCTGAATTGCAAGCAACTATCAATAAATAGTTCTAATCCAGAGCTCGAAATCGGTAGGTTAGTAGCTAGCGGTCCAATGGAGGTGAAGGCGAATGACATCCAATTCTCCTCTCAAGTTGAAATTGTTGATGGTGAAAAACCTATCGCAACTATTCAAGAGGGTCATAACTTAGAGCTGGAAATCCATGTTGAAAGAGGTACTGGATATAGACCAGTAGACCGTAAGAGTGAAGAAACAACTGCTATTGATTTACTTCAAATAGATGCTGTATTTATGCCAGTTAAGAGAGTGAATTTTACTATTGATGAAACTGCTGTAGCAGAAGGAGGAACAGGAAGAGAAAGATTAAAGATGGAAGTAGTAACAGATGGCTCAACAAGTCCTGACGATGCTATTGCTGAAGCTGCAAATCAGTTAATAGAACTCTTTCAACCTCTTGCTACTGTAACAATGGTTGAGGAAATTCCTGAAGAACCTGAACCATCTCCTGAAGCTCAAATTCCTCTTGAGGAACTAAACTTGTCCGTTAGAGCATATAATTGTTTGAAAAGGGCTCAAGTTAACTCGGTTTCGGATTTAATGGGCTTCAGTTATGAAGATCTTCTTGAAATTAAAAACTTTGGCTCTAAATCTGCAGATGAGGTTATTGAGGCTCTAGAGCGCATCGGCATTTCTATTCCACAAAGCAGAACATCTGTTTAA
- the rplQ gene encoding 50S ribosomal protein L17, which yields MRHQLRIPLLSKPADQRKALLRGLTTQLIREGRVTTTKARAKALRNEAERMISLAKEGSLASRRRAIGYIYDKKLVHSLFEKAKERYGDRKGGYTRIVRTVSRKGDNAQMAIIELV from the coding sequence ATGCGACATCAACTTAGAATTCCATTATTAAGTAAACCTGCTGACCAGAGGAAAGCACTTCTAAGAGGTTTAACTACACAACTAATTAGAGAAGGTAGAGTAACGACAACTAAAGCTAGGGCAAAAGCTTTAAGAAATGAAGCTGAAAGAATGATTTCACTCGCCAAAGAGGGAAGTTTGGCTTCCAGGAGAAGGGCTATTGGATATATCTATGATAAGAAATTAGTTCATTCACTATTTGAAAAAGCAAAGGAAAGATATGGAGATAGAAAAGGTGGTTATACACGCATAGTCAGAACAGTATCTAGAAAAGGTGATAACGCTCAAATGGCCATAATCGAGCTTGTTTAA
- the truA gene encoding tRNA pseudouridine(38-40) synthase TruA, which produces MKRVALLVQYDGSHYSGWQKQKNATTVQEILERALLKITNHTVKTFAAGRTDAGVHASGQVVHFDIDFVIPGNSYSDVLNGLLPSTIRILESVEVKDSWHACYSATYRHYRYVINNSKFPNLFINNWSWHRYQKSLDEVLMFNASKTMKGEHDFFAFQKSGSNRTNSITKIKNIDIKRVEDLILIDIKATGFLYGMVRLIVGQLVLVGEKKISPEIFTDRWVNKKKNDVKESAPAKGLCFVNAVYEENVFKKINNNDLFPVFLIKGFS; this is translated from the coding sequence TTGAAAAGGGTAGCTTTACTAGTCCAATATGATGGATCTCACTATTCCGGTTGGCAAAAACAAAAAAATGCAACTACAGTCCAAGAAATTCTAGAAAGAGCTCTCTTAAAGATTACAAATCATACAGTAAAGACTTTTGCGGCAGGAAGGACTGATGCTGGGGTTCATGCATCAGGGCAAGTAGTACACTTTGATATTGATTTTGTAATACCAGGGAATAGTTATTCTGATGTTTTAAATGGTCTTTTACCCTCAACAATTAGGATCTTGGAATCAGTTGAGGTTAAAGATAGTTGGCATGCATGCTATTCAGCAACATATAGACATTATCGTTATGTCATCAATAACAGTAAATTCCCTAATTTGTTTATCAATAATTGGTCATGGCATAGATATCAAAAATCATTAGATGAAGTTTTAATGTTTAATGCATCTAAGACAATGAAAGGCGAACACGATTTTTTTGCTTTTCAGAAAAGTGGAAGTAATAGAACAAACTCTATTACAAAAATAAAAAATATAGATATTAAAAGAGTAGAAGATTTGATTTTAATTGATATTAAAGCTACTGGTTTTCTATATGGAATGGTCCGTTTAATTGTTGGTCAACTAGTTTTGGTTGGAGAAAAAAAAATATCCCCAGAAATTTTTACAGATAGATGGGTTAACAAAAAGAAAAATGATGTTAAAGAATCTGCTCCAGCTAAGGGGTTATGTTTTGTAAATGCTGTTTATGAAGAAAATGTTTTTAAAAAGATAAATAACAATGATTTGTTTCCTGTATTTTTAATTAAGGGTTTTTCTTAA
- the rpsK gene encoding 30S ribosomal protein S11 has product MAATVKKTGSKKSKRNVPNGVVHIQSTFNNTIVSITDTSGHVISWSSAGASGFKGARKGTPFAAQTAAEAAARRALDQGMRQIEVLVRGPGAGRETAIRALQVAGLEITLIRDVTPLPHNGCRRPKRRRV; this is encoded by the coding sequence ATGGCAGCTACAGTAAAAAAAACAGGTTCAAAGAAATCTAAACGTAATGTACCTAATGGCGTGGTACATATTCAAAGCACATTTAATAATACTATTGTCTCAATCACTGACACTTCTGGTCATGTAATTTCTTGGTCTTCTGCAGGCGCTAGTGGGTTTAAAGGTGCTAGGAAAGGTACGCCATTTGCTGCTCAAACAGCTGCTGAAGCTGCAGCAAGAAGAGCACTTGATCAAGGTATGAGACAAATAGAAGTACTTGTTAGAGGACCTGGTGCAGGTAGGGAAACGGCCATAAGAGCTTTACAAGTGGCCGGATTAGAAATAACTCTAATAAGAGATGTTACTCCATTACCTCATAATGGATGTAGAAGACCTAAACGAAGACGCGTTTAG